The window NNNNNNNNNNNNNNNNNNNNNNNNNNNNNNNNNNNNNNNNNNNNNNNNNNNNNNNNNNNNNNNNNNNNNNNNNNNNNNNNNNNNNNNNNNNNNNNNNNNNNNNNNNNNNNNNNNNNNNNNNNNNNNNNNNNNNNNNNNNNNNNNNNNNNNNNNNNNNNNNNNNNNNNNNNNNNNNNNNNNNNNNNNNNNNNNNNNNNNNNNNNNNNNNNNNNNNNNNNNNNNNNNNNNNNNNNNNNNNNNNNNNNNNNNNNNNNNNNNNNNNNNNNNNNNNNNNNNNNNNNNNNNNNNNNNNNNNNNNNNNNNNNNNNNNNNNNNNNNNNNNNNNNNNNNNNNNNNNNNNNNNNNNNNNNNNNNNNNNNNNNNNNNNNNNNNNNNNNNNNNNNNNNNNNNNNNNNNNNNNNNNNNNNNNNNNNNNNNNNNNNNNNNNNNNNNNNNNNNNNNNNNNNNNNNNNNNNNNNNNNNNNNNNNNNNNNNNNNNNNNNNNNNNNNNNNNNNNNNNNNNNNNNNNNNNNNNNNNNNNNNNNNNNNNNNNNNNNNNNNNNNNNNNNNNNNNNNNNNNNNNNNNNNNNNNNNNNNNNNNNNNNNNNNNNNNNNNNNNNNNNNNNNNNNNNNNNNNNNNNNNNNNNNNNNNNNNNNNNNNNNNNNNNNNNNNNNNNNNNNNNNNNNNNNNNNNNNNNNNNNNNNNNNNNNNNNNNNNNNNNNNNNNNNNNNNNNNNNNNNNNNNNNNNNNNNNNNNNNNNNNNNNNNNNNNNNNNNNNNNNNNNNNNNNNNNNNNNNNNNNNNNNNNNNNNNNNNNNNNNNNNNNNNNNNNNNNNNNNNNNNNNNNNNNNNNNNNNNNNNNNNNNNNNNNNNNNNNNNNNNNNNNNNNNNNNNNNNNNNNNNNNNNNNNNNNNNNNNNNNNNNNNNNNNNNNNNNNNNNNNNNNNNNNNNNNNNNNNNNNNNNNNNNNNNNNNNNNNNNNNNNNNNNNNNNNNNNNNNNNNNNNNNNNNNNNNNNNNNNNNNNNNNNNNNNNNNNNNNNNNNNNNNNNNNNNNNNNNNNNNNNNNNNNNNNNNNNNNNNNNNNNNNNNNNNNNNNNNNNNNNNNNNNNNNNNNNNNNNNNNNNNNNNNNNNNNNNNNNNNNNNNNNNNNNNNNNNNNNNNNNNNNNNNNNNNNNNNNNNNNNNNNNNNNNNNNNNNNNNNNNNNNNNNNNNNNNNNNNNNNNNNNNNNNNNNNNNNNNNNNNNNNNNNNNNNNNNNNNNNNNNNNNNNNNNNNNNNNNNNNNNNNNNNNNNNNNNNNNNNNNNNNNNNNNNNNNNNNNNNNNNNNNNNNNNNNNNNNNNNNNNNNNNNNNNNNNNNNNNNNNNNNNNNNNNNNNNNNNNNNNNNNNNNNNNNNNNNNNNNNNNNNNNNNNNNNNNNNNNNNNNNNNNNNNNNNNNNNNNNNNNNNNNNNNNNNNNNNNNNNNNNNNNNNNNNNNNNNNNNNNNNNNNNNNNNNNNNNNNNNNNNNNNNNNNNNNNNNNNNNNNNNNNNNNNNNNNNNNNNNNNNNNNNNNNNNNNNNNNNNNNNNNNNNNNNNNNNNNNNNNNNNNNNNNNNNNNNNNNNNNNNNNNNNNNNNNNNNNNNNNNNNNNNNNNNNNNNNNNNNNNNNNNNNNNNNNNNNNNNNNNNNNNNNNNNNNNNNNNNNNNNNNNNNNNNNNNNNNNNNNNNNNNNNNNNNNNNNNNNNNNNNNNNNNNNNNNNNNNNNNNNNNNNNNNNNNNNNNNNNNNNNNNNNNNNNNNNNNNNNNNNNNNNNNNNNNNNNNNNNNNNNNNNNNNNNNNNNNNNNNNNNNNNNNNNNNNNNNNNNNNNNNNNNNNNNNNNNNNNNNNNNNNNNNNNNNNNNNNNNNNNNNNNNNNNNNNNNNNNNNNNNNNNNNNNNNNNNNNNNNNNNNNNNNNNNNNNNNNNNNNNNNNNNNNNNNNNNNNNNNNNNNNNNNNNNNNNNNNNNNNNNNNNNNNNNNNNNNNNNNNNNNNNNNNNNNNNNNNNNNNNNNNNNNNNNNNNNNNNNNNNNNGGCGGCGGTGGATGCgctgggcagtgccagcagggcggCCCCTGCTTCAAGGGGCACTCGGCCTCTCTCCCACCgcagcctctctcctgcttgGATTCTCCCCGGGCTCTGCAGGGTTTGTTCCATTGCACGCTGGACCCACATGGCCAGTGTGTGATACAGAGCCCAAGCAGAATACTCGCTTGCAAAGCAAGATCAACTACCAATGTTGGGTCTCTCTACAAAACAAGATCCTTGCAGCTCCAGGCACAACTCTCATTTCCCTTCCAAGTGCCAGAATAGTTTGTTCCATGGCAGGAGCATTCTTCAGTCAGGGCCTTTAGGTGTGCAACACACATGGGATGGAGCGCTGCCGCGTGCTGTGCTCACACTGCTGGGTGCGTTGTTGCAGGTGCTTGATAAGGGCTTGGGGAGAGTGATCCTGACCCTTCCAAGGCAACCATTCCACGATGATGCGATCGTTAAGGAGCCCTCCAAGGCAAGCAGTCCATGTCACTGTGATCTTAAAGGACCCTTCCAGGCCAGGCCATTCTGGCATTCCACAATTCATCATTTTGCTGAGAGCACTGCAGGACTTGCTGCGTGGTTCCATGCAGAGACAAGTGCAGGAGTGCTGGGAAGAGGCAGATTGCAGGTTTCACCGATGGCAcggcagtgcccagcagcattGGGACGAGCTCGCTGCAGATGGGATCTGTCACTGTGGATCTATCTCCTTCCTCCAGAGCACGTAGCTGTCGGCTCTGCTGCACACCCAGTACTTCTCCGTgtggcacagggctgagctgatCCTGTCCCCGTTCAGGTACGCACATCGGCCTCCGCCTCGCACCTGGAACCTGAGCACAAGAGGCAGGAGAATGGGAAAACCCAATCCCAAACCCATCCCAAACAGACCCTGGAACAGATCCCACCCAGACAGACGGACGCACAGACTGACCAGTTGGTGAAGGCGCTGCCATCGGGCCATGTCCAGTGCTCGTCCCCttcttccctgtgcagcccaaTCCAGCAGTTTGCCGGGCCCTGGTACCGCAGCATGAATTCCTGTGAACAAAGCCACGTCTGACTGGAGCCTGTTGGTTGGAGCACTTTCCCCCACAGCTCAGGCCCCACCTCGCTGCAAGGCGCTGCCCTTGGAGCGCTGCGATGCTGTGTTGGGAATGGCGTGGACAAAGACCTC of the Numida meleagris isolate 19003 breed g44 Domestic line unplaced genomic scaffold, NumMel1.0 unplaced_Scaffold638, whole genome shotgun sequence genome contains:
- the LOC110391922 gene encoding C-type lectin domain family 2 member D-like — protein: CPEPRSSRGRSLSTPFPTQHRSAPRAAPCSEVGPELWGKVLQPTGSSQTWLCSQEFMLRYQGPANCWIGLHREEGDEHWTWPDGSAFTNWFQVRGGGRCAYLNGDRISSALCHTEKYWVCSRADSYVLWRKEIDPQ